The following are encoded in a window of Flavobacteriales bacterium genomic DNA:
- the lysS gene encoding lysine--tRNA ligase: MSHALSDQEIVRREALQKLRDLGIEPFPAAEFKVTATAQEVKGLFKEEGEPARVTLAGRLMSVRLMGKASFAVLRDHAGDQQIYIARDSICPGEDKTLYDEVWKHLLHLGDFIGVEGFVFKTRTGEITVHVEQFTVLSKALRPLPVVKTDDEGNVHDAFTDPEQRYRMRYVDLVVNQQVKETFLKRTRIFDSMRGAFQEAGYLEVDTPVLQAIPGGAAARPFVTHHNALDVPFYLRIANELYLKRLIVGGFDGVFEFSRNFRNEGMDRTHNPEFTVMELYVAYKDYRWMMDFIEGVFRRVAKLTNGDTKATFQGKEIDFGQPFRRITMVGSIEEKIGLNVLDMEEEDIRALCLKHGIEVAPSMGKGKLIDELFSELVQPELIQPTFVTDFPLEMSPLCKKHREDPRLTERFELFVAGFEVANAYSELNDPIDQRERFEEQLKLMERGDDEAMFIDQDFLRALEYGMPPTSGIGIGMDRLVMLLTDNPAIQEVLLFPQMRPEKFE, from the coding sequence ATGTCCCACGCCCTTTCCGACCAGGAGATCGTCCGCCGCGAAGCCCTCCAGAAGCTCCGCGACCTCGGTATCGAACCCTTTCCCGCCGCTGAATTCAAGGTGACCGCCACCGCGCAGGAGGTGAAGGGCCTGTTCAAGGAGGAGGGTGAGCCCGCCCGGGTGACCCTCGCCGGCCGCCTGATGAGCGTGCGCCTGATGGGCAAGGCCAGCTTCGCCGTGCTGCGCGACCACGCCGGCGACCAGCAGATCTACATCGCCCGCGACAGCATCTGCCCCGGCGAGGACAAGACCCTGTACGACGAGGTGTGGAAGCACCTGCTGCACCTGGGGGACTTCATCGGCGTGGAGGGCTTCGTGTTCAAGACCCGCACCGGCGAGATCACCGTGCATGTGGAGCAGTTCACTGTGCTGAGCAAGGCCCTGCGCCCGCTGCCCGTGGTGAAGACCGACGATGAGGGCAACGTGCACGATGCCTTCACCGACCCCGAGCAGCGCTACCGCATGCGCTACGTGGACCTGGTGGTGAACCAGCAGGTGAAGGAGACCTTCCTGAAGCGCACCCGGATCTTCGATTCCATGCGCGGCGCCTTCCAAGAGGCTGGCTACTTGGAAGTGGACACGCCCGTGCTGCAGGCCATACCCGGTGGTGCGGCGGCGCGGCCCTTCGTTACGCACCACAACGCGCTGGACGTGCCCTTCTACCTGCGCATCGCCAACGAGCTCTACCTGAAGCGCCTGATCGTGGGCGGCTTCGATGGCGTGTTCGAGTTCAGCCGCAACTTCCGCAACGAGGGCATGGACCGCACCCACAACCCGGAGTTCACCGTGATGGAGCTGTACGTGGCCTACAAGGACTACCGCTGGATGATGGACTTCATCGAAGGCGTGTTCCGGCGGGTGGCCAAGCTGACCAATGGAGACACCAAAGCGACCTTTCAAGGCAAGGAGATCGATTTTGGACAACCTTTCCGGCGTATCACTATGGTGGGCAGCATCGAGGAGAAGATCGGCCTCAACGTGCTGGACATGGAGGAGGAAGACATCCGGGCCTTGTGCCTGAAGCACGGCATTGAAGTGGCGCCCAGCATGGGCAAGGGCAAGCTGATCGACGAGCTGTTCAGTGAACTGGTGCAGCCGGAGTTGATCCAGCCCACCTTCGTCACCGACTTCCCGCTGGAGATGAGCCCGCTGTGCAAGAAGCACCGCGAGGATCCGCGCCTCACCGAGCGCTTCGAGCTCTTCGTGGCCGGCTTCGAGGTGGCCAACGCCTACAGCGAACTGAACGACCCCATCGATCAACGCGAACGTTTCGAGGAGCAACTGAAGCTGATGGAGCGCGGCGACGACGAGGCCATGTTCATCGACCAGGATTTCCTACGCGCGTTGGAGTACGGCATGCCACCGACCAGCGGCATCGGCATTGGCATGGATCGTTTGGTGATGCTGCTGACCGACAACCCTGCCATACAGGAGGTGCTGTTGTTCCCGCAAATGAGGCCGGAGAAATTCGAATAA
- a CDS encoding GxxExxY protein, with protein MARAELNMLTSNVLAAAIEVHKELGSGLLESIYEHCLAQDLQDRGLDIQGQVIVPVRYKGKPVGPSMKLDLLVEQRVIIEVKAVECLHEAHRAQLLTYLKLTGCKPGLLLNFNEALMKEGVIRVVNGDLDAP; from the coding sequence ATGGCCAGGGCTGAACTGAATATGCTCACCTCCAATGTATTGGCGGCGGCCATAGAGGTGCACAAGGAATTGGGGTCTGGGCTCTTGGAGTCCATTTACGAACACTGCCTTGCACAAGATCTCCAGGACCGTGGGCTGGACATCCAGGGGCAGGTCATTGTACCTGTGCGCTATAAAGGCAAGCCAGTGGGACCATCCATGAAGTTGGACTTGCTCGTGGAGCAAAGGGTCATCATCGAAGTGAAGGCCGTCGAATGCCTCCATGAAGCACATCGCGCCCAACTGCTGACGTATTTGAAGCTCACCGGATGCAAGCCGGGGTTGCTCTTGAACTTCAATGAGGCATTGATGAAAGAGGGCGTCATTCGCGTGGTGAACGGAGATCTTGATGCCCCTTAA
- a CDS encoding M28 family peptidase, which produces MKNRLTILLLPLLPLLPLLAPAQLMPDPAAIARMTADVRYLASEELEGREAGTPGERLAAEYIAAEFERLGLKPKGNMGSYLQAFNFQAPPVAGPASRLQIGRSHLEVGADFITPLYSASGTARGKITKVEFGIHAPELGHDDYKDVDLKDRIAAMLIGSPDGIHPHSKYIAHHDLRGRIEQAVSRGALGVVLYNEDANAETPDAESRRRTQPVAVPVVFLNKDEHHGLLIDNNPCVIHADVQREERTAYNVVGLLDNNIGRATVTGAHYDHLGWGDEGSRHRGEKAIHYGADDNASGTAVLMQLARDMKELESTRASDHLFIAFSGEEKGLYGSNFWTKNPTYPLDGINYMLNLDMVGRLDSLGSIGINGVGTSPAWSAVDSLKAGELTIKSTLGGIGSSDHTSFYLQGIPAIHFFTGTHPDYHKPSDTWEKVNYPGMLRVTRFIQELMARLDGRGRLPFTKTEEENAAATPRFKVTMGVVPDYMFNGTGMRIDGVTEGKPAANAGLKQGDIVLRIGLVEVPDMMGYMKALGQFNKGDTATVKILRDGKEVMVEVVF; this is translated from the coding sequence ATGAAAAATCGCCTCACCATCTTGCTGCTTCCTTTGCTGCCACTGCTGCCGCTGCTGGCACCGGCGCAGTTGATGCCCGACCCGGCGGCCATCGCGCGCATGACCGCCGATGTGCGCTACCTGGCCAGCGAGGAGCTCGAAGGCCGCGAAGCGGGGACCCCCGGCGAACGCCTTGCCGCCGAATACATCGCCGCCGAGTTCGAACGCCTGGGCCTGAAACCCAAGGGCAACATGGGCTCCTACCTGCAGGCCTTCAACTTTCAGGCACCGCCCGTGGCGGGTCCCGCCAGCCGTCTGCAGATCGGCCGCAGCCACCTGGAAGTGGGCGCCGATTTCATCACACCGCTCTACTCGGCCAGCGGCACGGCACGCGGCAAGATCACGAAGGTGGAATTCGGCATCCACGCACCGGAGCTGGGGCATGACGACTACAAGGACGTGGACCTGAAGGACCGCATCGCCGCCATGCTCATCGGTTCGCCGGACGGCATCCACCCCCACAGCAAGTACATCGCGCATCACGACCTGCGGGGCCGCATCGAACAGGCCGTATCTCGCGGGGCGCTCGGCGTGGTGCTCTACAACGAGGACGCCAACGCGGAAACACCGGACGCTGAAAGCCGCCGCCGCACCCAGCCCGTAGCCGTGCCGGTGGTCTTCCTCAATAAGGACGAACACCACGGCCTGCTGATCGACAACAACCCCTGCGTGATCCACGCCGACGTGCAGCGCGAGGAGCGCACGGCGTACAACGTGGTAGGCCTGCTGGACAACAATATCGGCCGCGCCACGGTGACAGGCGCGCATTATGACCACCTGGGCTGGGGCGATGAGGGCAGCCGCCACCGCGGGGAGAAGGCGATCCACTACGGCGCCGACGACAACGCCAGCGGCACCGCCGTGCTGATGCAACTGGCCCGCGACATGAAGGAACTGGAAAGCACGCGCGCCAGCGATCATCTGTTCATCGCCTTCAGTGGCGAGGAGAAGGGCCTCTACGGCTCCAACTTCTGGACAAAGAACCCCACCTACCCGCTGGATGGCATCAACTACATGCTCAACCTGGACATGGTGGGGCGCTTGGACAGCCTGGGCAGCATCGGCATCAACGGTGTGGGCACCTCTCCCGCATGGAGCGCGGTGGACAGTCTGAAGGCCGGTGAGCTCACCATCAAAAGCACCCTCGGCGGCATCGGCAGCAGCGACCACACCAGCTTCTACCTGCAAGGCATCCCCGCCATACACTTCTTCACCGGCACGCATCCTGACTATCACAAACCCAGCGACACCTGGGAGAAGGTCAACTATCCGGGCATGCTGCGCGTCACGCGTTTCATCCAGGAACTGATGGCAAGGCTGGATGGACGTGGCCGGCTGCCGTTCACAAAGACCGAGGAGGAGAACGCCGCCGCCACACCGCGCTTCAAGGTGACCATGGGCGTGGTGCCCGACTACATGTTCAACGGCACCGGCATGCGCATCGATGGCGTCACCGAAGGGAAGCCCGCCGCCAACGCGGGGCTGAAGCAGGGCGATATCGTGCTGCGCATCGGACTGGTGGAAGTGCCTGATATGATGGGTTACATGAAGGCCCTGGGCCAGTTCAACAAAGGCGATACCGCGACGGTCAAGATCCTCCGGGATGGAAAGGAGGTGATGGTGGAGGTTGTTTTCTGA
- a CDS encoding DUF1232 domain-containing protein: protein MKPLLVTFAGLLSLFYLLNPGFGVFEFLPDNIPLLGNLDEATATMVLLGALRYHGWDFTRMFTRYRAVDFGKAG, encoded by the coding sequence ATGAAGCCCCTGCTCGTCACCTTCGCCGGCCTGCTGTCCTTATTCTACCTGCTCAACCCTGGCTTCGGCGTGTTCGAGTTCCTGCCGGACAACATTCCGTTGCTGGGCAACTTGGACGAGGCCACGGCCACCATGGTATTGCTGGGAGCGTTGCGCTATCATGGTTGGGACTTCACGCGCATGTTCACGCGATACCGGGCGGTGGATTTCGGGAAGGCGGGGTGA
- a CDS encoding peptidylprolyl isomerase produces the protein MRRTLPIALLFTLGSCTNGTPEAASNRWADERLWPVLEAQEHRDTGALCALLKHEAAEVREAAALAFASVQDTLAIPCLLEVLRDEFANVRSTALYALGFVADSLTIERMAKEAMTERDSAVQRAYLSASFLAMQRSGMLKDPAAIIYFLQSSSAQDRVRAADALRRLPDSARLAMEADHIALVEAEQEVEVKAMLVRGMGVMRSEQAKGLVLRCMDVKMPQPLRINAMRAFTSMWRPREEAPLLAALVDADPVVRHAALEELGRLDGPLAAELLMNTAVDPEDAMLFIPWYGLLNRHGLRSEHPYKGAIPDARNAPYAYAEWIRVVVNDRTPDERPDLWVMLKADEHAAVRQAVFQALVQEVRDFMATARFASVEAQYAQLGEVVRTAMTTGDAGLISAAAELLLEFDAEAIRQMLDAAAEQQARAPLLPIRDLEARLLLDQVAAKRDGLPPPKHAAPTFNHPIDPAKLRALPQGQRYRITTSKGTIILATDVNDCPGSSLAFDSLVSAGYYDGKAFHRMVPNFVVQGGCPRGDGYGGMPWTLRTEIGRKPFTAGSVGLASAGRDTESCQFFITHSATPHLDGRYTRFAEVVEGMDVVWRLQVGDVMEKVERVE, from the coding sequence ATGCGCAGGACCCTGCCGATCGCGCTGCTGTTCACCCTCGGGTCCTGTACCAACGGAACACCCGAAGCCGCTTCCAACCGCTGGGCCGATGAACGCTTGTGGCCCGTGCTGGAGGCCCAGGAACACCGCGACACCGGGGCGTTGTGCGCGCTTCTGAAGCACGAAGCCGCCGAGGTGCGCGAGGCGGCGGCCCTGGCCTTCGCAAGTGTGCAGGACACCCTGGCCATCCCATGCCTGCTGGAGGTGCTGCGCGATGAGTTCGCGAACGTGCGCTCCACCGCCTTGTATGCGTTGGGCTTCGTGGCCGACAGTCTCACCATTGAGCGCATGGCGAAAGAGGCGATGACCGAAAGGGACAGCGCCGTGCAGCGCGCCTACCTCAGTGCTTCCTTCCTGGCCATGCAGCGCAGCGGGATGCTGAAGGACCCGGCGGCGATCATCTACTTTCTGCAAAGCAGCAGTGCGCAGGACCGGGTACGCGCGGCGGATGCGTTGCGGCGCTTGCCGGACAGCGCGCGCCTGGCCATGGAGGCGGACCACATCGCCTTGGTGGAGGCCGAACAGGAGGTGGAGGTGAAGGCGATGCTGGTACGCGGGATGGGGGTCATGCGCAGCGAGCAGGCGAAGGGTCTTGTCCTGCGCTGTATGGATGTGAAAATGCCGCAGCCCTTGCGGATCAACGCGATGCGGGCCTTCACATCCATGTGGCGGCCGCGTGAGGAGGCACCGCTTTTGGCGGCCCTGGTCGATGCCGATCCTGTGGTGCGCCATGCGGCCTTGGAAGAATTGGGCAGGTTGGATGGGCCGCTCGCTGCCGAACTGCTCATGAACACTGCGGTCGATCCGGAGGATGCCATGCTCTTCATTCCGTGGTATGGGTTGCTGAACCGTCACGGGCTGCGCTCGGAACATCCATACAAGGGTGCCATTCCCGATGCACGGAACGCGCCCTATGCCTACGCGGAATGGATCCGTGTGGTGGTGAACGACCGTACGCCGGATGAGCGGCCCGACCTATGGGTGATGTTGAAAGCGGACGAGCATGCCGCTGTTCGCCAGGCCGTGTTCCAAGCCCTGGTGCAGGAAGTGCGCGACTTCATGGCCACCGCCCGATTCGCTAGCGTGGAGGCGCAATATGCCCAGTTGGGCGAAGTGGTGCGCACGGCCATGACCACGGGCGATGCGGGCCTGATAAGTGCCGCTGCGGAGTTGCTGCTGGAATTCGATGCGGAAGCCATCCGCCAGATGCTCGATGCGGCCGCGGAGCAACAAGCGCGCGCCCCACTGCTGCCCATCCGCGATCTGGAGGCACGTCTGCTGCTCGATCAAGTAGCCGCCAAGCGCGATGGGCTTCCGCCGCCGAAGCATGCGGCACCAACCTTCAACCACCCCATCGACCCCGCCAAGCTGCGCGCCCTCCCCCAAGGCCAACGCTACCGGATCACCACATCAAAGGGCACCATCATCCTCGCCACCGATGTCAACGATTGCCCCGGCAGCAGCCTGGCTTTCGACTCGCTGGTCAGCGCTGGCTACTATGACGGCAAGGCCTTCCACCGCATGGTGCCCAACTTCGTGGTGCAGGGTGGCTGTCCGCGCGGTGATGGCTACGGCGGCATGCCCTGGACGCTGCGCACGGAGATCGGCCGCAAGCCATTCACCGCTGGTTCCGTTGGTCTTGCCTCAGCAGGAAGGGATACTGAAAGCTGCCAGTTCTTCATCACCCACAGCGCCACTCCGCACCTCGATGGCCGCTACACACGCTTCGCTGAGGTGGTGGAGGGCATGGATGTGGTGTGGCGGCTGCAGGTGGGAGATGTGATGGAGAAGGTGGAGCGGGTGGAGTGA